A window of Streptomyces gilvosporeus contains these coding sequences:
- a CDS encoding DUF397 domain-containing protein codes for MDSVTNGMPATALEGAVWRKSRRSNPSGNCVELAVLSDGGVAVRNSRFASGPALIYTHDEMAAFVQGAKDGDFDDLIDRR; via the coding sequence ATGGACTCAGTCACCAACGGTATGCCGGCGACCGCCCTCGAGGGCGCCGTATGGCGCAAGAGCCGCCGCAGCAATCCGAGCGGCAACTGCGTTGAGCTGGCCGTTCTTTCGGACGGCGGGGTCGCGGTGCGCAATTCGCGGTTCGCGTCGGGCCCGGCCCTGATCTACACCCACGACGAGATGGCGGCGTTCGTCCAGGGCGCCAAGGACGGCGACTTCGACGATCTGATCGACCGTCGCTGA
- a CDS encoding ATP-binding protein, whose protein sequence is MPTHPAETVHHVLREEAGDKTWWMPGPNGFAACALSPSARAVGEARHFTRRTLQGWRMCPRVADDATTVVSELVTNALRHGVADARTEDGDRLMALDILCGAWLALTRQDGSVLCAVSDSGTSAPAMQPHDELAESGRGLHIVELLSDTWGWTPPDRLGKTVWATVPKRG, encoded by the coding sequence ATGCCCACACATCCGGCCGAGACCGTGCACCACGTCCTTCGGGAGGAGGCGGGTGACAAAACCTGGTGGATGCCCGGCCCCAACGGGTTCGCCGCCTGTGCCCTGAGTCCCTCTGCCCGTGCCGTCGGCGAGGCCCGGCACTTCACCCGGCGCACCCTCCAGGGCTGGCGGATGTGCCCCCGCGTCGCCGACGACGCCACCACCGTCGTCTCCGAACTCGTCACCAACGCCCTGCGCCACGGCGTCGCGGACGCCCGCACCGAAGACGGCGACCGCCTCATGGCCCTGGACATCTTGTGCGGTGCCTGGCTGGCGCTGACCCGGCAGGACGGCAGCGTGCTGTGCGCGGTCTCCGATTCGGGAACGAGCGCGCCGGCGATGCAGCCGCACGACGAACTCGCCGAATCCGGCCGCGGATTGCACATCGTCGAGCTGCTCAGCGACACCTGGGGCTGGACCCCGCCGGACCGGCTGGGCAAGACCGTCTGGGCGACGGTGCCCAAGCGCGGCTGA
- a CDS encoding coenzyme f390 synthetase, giving the protein MPRFHHRAQGATITPQDVAYGLSEGNPLAGLIDGFCLAPAAGGDLEARPVIHVQLRRGVTLSAVEGDRLAKSCQYGIIRQLAAVRRDFGPSAEEDPSAQEIAIRLHAHGAGPFADAPDPAPGPDRHSPLRDGAV; this is encoded by the coding sequence ATGCCCCGATTCCACCATCGTGCACAGGGGGCCACCATCACTCCGCAGGACGTCGCATACGGACTCTCCGAGGGAAATCCGCTGGCCGGGCTGATCGACGGGTTCTGCCTGGCGCCGGCCGCGGGCGGCGATCTGGAGGCGCGGCCGGTCATCCACGTCCAGCTGCGCCGCGGGGTGACGCTGTCGGCCGTCGAGGGGGACCGGCTGGCCAAGTCCTGTCAGTACGGGATAATTCGCCAACTCGCCGCCGTCAGACGGGACTTCGGCCCGTCGGCGGAGGAGGACCCGTCGGCGCAGGAGATCGCCATCCGGCTGCATGCCCACGGCGCCGGGCCGTTCGCCGACGCCCCGGACCCAGCCCCGGGCCCGGACCGCCACTCTCCGCTCCGCGACGGGGCCGTCTGA